The following are encoded together in the Pedobacter sp. D749 genome:
- a CDS encoding Gfo/Idh/MocA family protein has translation MERRDFIKNGAFTAAGLTILPTGSLFASSNSGKVRLGYIGVGARGMSHISEGALRDDVEIVAICDTQESSLKICRNFIAKKGRPAATEYTGGLDAYKKLLDRKDIDAVIIATPWQFHRDQAVDAMKAGKYVGCEVIAGLTVQDHWDIVNTSEKTGMPYMTLENVCYRRDVMAALNMVRQGLFGELVHLEGGYQHNLRNVLFNNGKDYYGGGVEYGPKALSEAQWRTQFNIDQDGDLYPTHGVGPLMQYANINRGNSFTSLVSFSSKAKGLAAYVEEMSPGHPNAKINYKNGDVTTTMINCANGETVLLSHDTHLPRPYSLGFRVQGTKGLWMDVNKSVYIDHKSKKDDVWDPAQEWFAKYDHPLWKKYEAEAVGAGHGGMDWFVFNGFIQAVKQKKQTPIDVYDSVTMSVITPLSTKSLKEGNMPQKFPDFTKGKWKDRKNTFALDDSGF, from the coding sequence ATGGAACGTAGAGATTTTATCAAAAATGGTGCATTTACGGCGGCGGGTTTAACCATCCTGCCAACCGGGAGTTTATTTGCATCATCAAACAGTGGAAAAGTAAGATTAGGTTATATCGGTGTGGGGGCACGTGGTATGAGCCATATTTCTGAAGGTGCATTAAGAGATGATGTAGAAATTGTTGCCATTTGCGATACCCAGGAAAGCTCACTTAAAATCTGTCGTAATTTTATAGCCAAAAAAGGCAGGCCCGCAGCAACAGAGTATACTGGCGGCTTAGATGCTTATAAAAAACTTTTAGACCGTAAAGATATTGATGCTGTAATTATAGCAACACCCTGGCAGTTTCACCGCGACCAGGCGGTTGATGCCATGAAAGCAGGTAAATATGTGGGCTGCGAAGTAATTGCTGGTTTAACAGTCCAGGATCACTGGGATATTGTAAACACTTCTGAAAAAACAGGCATGCCTTACATGACTTTAGAGAACGTTTGCTACCGTAGAGATGTAATGGCGGCTTTAAATATGGTTAGGCAAGGCCTTTTCGGCGAGTTGGTGCATCTTGAAGGTGGCTATCAACATAACTTAAGAAATGTACTGTTTAACAACGGTAAAGATTATTATGGCGGTGGGGTAGAGTACGGACCAAAAGCTTTAAGTGAAGCACAATGGCGTACGCAGTTTAACATCGATCAGGATGGTGATTTATATCCAACTCATGGCGTTGGCCCCTTAATGCAATATGCTAACATTAACAGGGGAAATAGTTTTACCAGCCTGGTATCCTTCAGCTCTAAAGCTAAAGGATTGGCGGCTTATGTAGAAGAAATGTCTCCCGGCCACCCTAATGCTAAAATTAATTATAAAAATGGCGATGTAACGACTACCATGATTAATTGTGCAAACGGCGAAACCGTATTGTTAAGCCACGATACACACTTGCCACGTCCATATTCTCTCGGTTTCAGGGTGCAGGGAACAAAAGGTCTTTGGATGGATGTAAATAAATCAGTATACATCGACCATAAATCAAAGAAAGATGATGTATGGGATCCTGCCCAGGAGTGGTTTGCTAAATACGATCATCCACTTTGGAAAAAATATGAAGCAGAGGCTGTGGGAGCAGGTCACGGCGGTATGGACTGGTTTGTATTTAACGGATTTATCCAGGCGGTAAAACAGAAAAAGCAAACACCAATTGACGTTTATGATTCAGTTACGATGAGTGTAATCACACCATTATCCACCAAATCTTTAAAAGAAGGAAATATGCCGCAGAAATTCCCTGATTTTACCAAAGGAAAATGGAAGGATCGAAAAAATACTTTCGCTTTAGATGATAGCGGTTTTTAG
- a CDS encoding phosphotransferase enzyme family protein: protein MFQAVLGAYGLNAEKFKIEPFGSGLINHTWKVYSEKLAYILQEVNKAVFRQPQNIAQNIKTLKKYLDQTAPEYLFVAPITAANGDDFVVIDDHFYRIFPFVENSCSIDFVHHPEQAYHAARQFGKFTRMLRAFNVQKLEPTIEDFHNLPLRVEQFKTALAQAGDERISEAKFAIEEIIRHYDIEEQFVHMVDSGALNLRVIHHDTKISNVLLQAETGVGLCVIDLDTVMPGYFISDVGDMMRTYLSEANEEEKDFSKIAIRADVFAAIHKGYMEEMNQVLAFTEKQFFIYSGKFMIYMQAVRFIADFLNGDIYYKTNYPKHNLIRGLNQIDLLNKYMAKESEFEGIIKKINDFHG, encoded by the coding sequence ATGTTTCAAGCAGTATTAGGTGCTTACGGACTTAACGCCGAAAAATTTAAAATTGAACCTTTCGGCTCGGGCTTAATTAACCATACCTGGAAAGTTTACAGTGAAAAATTAGCCTATATCTTGCAAGAGGTGAATAAAGCGGTTTTTCGCCAGCCTCAAAATATTGCTCAGAATATTAAGACCTTAAAAAAATATCTCGATCAAACAGCGCCTGAATATCTGTTTGTTGCCCCAATAACCGCGGCAAATGGAGATGATTTTGTCGTTATTGATGATCATTTTTACAGGATTTTCCCATTTGTGGAAAATTCTTGCTCGATCGATTTTGTACATCACCCTGAACAGGCTTATCATGCTGCCAGGCAGTTTGGTAAATTTACCCGGATGCTTAGAGCCTTTAACGTACAAAAATTAGAGCCCACCATCGAAGATTTTCATAACCTGCCTTTACGCGTAGAACAATTTAAAACTGCATTAGCACAAGCTGGCGACGAAAGGATTAGTGAGGCAAAGTTTGCCATCGAAGAAATTATCAGACATTACGATATAGAAGAACAGTTTGTACATATGGTAGATAGCGGCGCACTTAATTTACGGGTGATACACCACGATACCAAAATTAGCAACGTATTGCTACAGGCCGAAACCGGCGTGGGTTTATGCGTAATTGATTTGGATACCGTAATGCCGGGATACTTTATCAGCGATGTGGGTGATATGATGCGCACCTATCTTTCTGAAGCCAATGAAGAAGAAAAGGATTTTAGCAAAATAGCCATCAGGGCAGATGTTTTTGCCGCAATACATAAAGGTTACATGGAAGAAATGAACCAGGTTTTGGCCTTTACCGAAAAACAATTCTTTATTTATTCAGGTAAATTTATGATTTATATGCAAGCGGTAAGGTTTATAGCGGATTTTTTAAATGGCGACATTTACTATAAAACGAATTATCCTAAACACAACCTGATTAGGGGATTAAATCAGATCGATTTACTGAATAAGTACATGGCCAAAGAATCTGAATTTGAAGGAATTATTAAGAAGATTAATGATTTTCACGGGTAG
- a CDS encoding GtrA family protein produces the protein MTWASVKLFLKAQVSAFSGGVTDYGLMILLTEWLHIHFTISILISGTLGGIVNFCINRFWAFKSNDGYCSSTSGQLIRFFTVVLGSISLKSAGTYLLHSSLNLDYKLGRLLIDSIVSYGFNYPLMKYWVFKLNKLSDSEVDGEDYFERLGEEQRA, from the coding sequence ATGACCTGGGCGTCTGTTAAACTTTTTCTCAAAGCGCAGGTATCGGCTTTTTCTGGTGGTGTTACCGATTATGGATTAATGATACTACTAACCGAATGGCTGCATATCCACTTTACCATTTCTATTTTAATCTCAGGCACGCTTGGTGGGATCGTTAACTTTTGCATTAACCGTTTTTGGGCTTTTAAGAGTAACGATGGCTATTGCAGTTCTACAAGCGGACAGCTAATCCGATTTTTTACCGTGGTTTTGGGAAGTATCTCATTAAAATCAGCAGGCACCTATTTATTGCACAGTAGCCTCAATTTAGATTATAAACTTGGCAGGCTTTTAATTGATAGTATCGTTTCTTACGGTTTTAATTACCCCTTAATGAAATATTGGGTATTTAAACTCAATAAATTGAGCGATTCTGAAGTTGATGGAGAAGATTATTTTGAAAGACTTGGCGAAGAACAAAGGGCTTAA
- a CDS encoding CDP-alcohol phosphatidyltransferase family protein: MEAIIKLKKDHLDGKRVFADRERTNILRKGEQALILFLLQRVPKWITPNMMTGIGMIGSLIVFLSFILAGFYAKSYLLVGILGFMINWLGDSLDGRLAYFREIPRKWYGFALDIVMDWLSIILIGLGYYYYADGGTQIFAFLFVVLYGWSMIISQLRYKITGFYQIDSGYLGPTELRVIISLILIAETLFTGAITYFAIAMVSLLLVINIIDTFKLLKAGDAKDKEEKT, from the coding sequence TTGGAGGCTATTATTAAACTAAAAAAAGACCATTTAGATGGCAAAAGGGTATTTGCAGACCGCGAGAGGACAAATATTTTAAGAAAAGGCGAGCAAGCACTGATCTTATTTTTGCTTCAAAGGGTTCCTAAGTGGATCACGCCCAATATGATGACAGGGATTGGCATGATTGGATCGCTGATTGTGTTTTTAAGCTTTATTTTGGCTGGTTTTTATGCAAAAAGTTATTTGCTGGTCGGAATTTTAGGTTTTATGATCAACTGGCTTGGCGATTCGCTTGACGGCCGGCTGGCGTACTTTCGTGAAATCCCCCGTAAGTGGTATGGCTTTGCACTTGATATTGTGATGGATTGGCTCAGCATTATCCTGATCGGTTTGGGCTATTATTATTACGCCGATGGTGGCACACAGATTTTCGCATTTCTTTTTGTGGTATTATACGGTTGGTCTATGATTATTTCTCAACTGCGTTATAAAATTACCGGCTTTTACCAAATCGATTCGGGCTATTTAGGTCCGACGGAATTACGCGTAATTATTTCGCTTATTTTAATTGCCGAAACCTTATTTACAGGTGCTATTACTTATTTCGCAATTGCGATGGTATCGCTGTTATTGGTTATCAATATTATCGATACTTTTAAACTTTTGAAAGCGGGCGATGCTAAAGACAAGGAGGAGAAAACATAA
- a CDS encoding phytanoyl-CoA dioxygenase family protein, translated as MATSYPTFTLSEQLTKEQIDFFNIHGFIHFKNFIKPDTVSSIIDASKQVEQKWIQEDIRKINGVPIKYGKDLDGSAIVQRFAFINQQHQTLSGLLLDPRFTALLQLAGDGARLGTEEKDGMVFNHYINGPESKFSKMGWHTDGLRDIFYGAKLNPMLNIGIHLSTLKPENGGLKIIPGTHKQSIYQMLFRKKYFLDNKPDAEEVSILPEAGDLTIHDGRLWHRVAESAIRGEESRRRVIYIPIIAGKYAPKNENSPTVFYQRFAGIVK; from the coding sequence ATGGCCACATCGTATCCAACCTTTACCTTATCTGAACAATTAACAAAAGAACAGATTGATTTTTTTAACATACATGGGTTTATCCATTTCAAGAATTTCATCAAGCCCGATACGGTTTCATCGATTATTGATGCTTCTAAACAAGTAGAACAAAAATGGATACAGGAAGATATTAGAAAAATAAACGGCGTGCCAATTAAATACGGAAAAGACCTTGATGGTTCAGCAATTGTACAGCGTTTTGCTTTTATTAATCAACAACATCAAACCTTAAGCGGACTATTATTAGACCCACGCTTTACTGCCCTGCTGCAATTGGCAGGTGATGGTGCACGCCTGGGCACAGAAGAAAAAGACGGCATGGTATTTAACCATTACATTAATGGTCCTGAAAGCAAATTCAGCAAAATGGGCTGGCACACGGATGGTTTAAGGGATATTTTTTATGGTGCTAAACTAAACCCAATGCTCAATATAGGCATTCACCTGAGTACCTTAAAACCTGAAAATGGCGGATTAAAAATAATTCCCGGCACACACAAACAAAGTATTTACCAGATGCTTTTCCGCAAAAAATATTTCCTGGATAATAAACCAGATGCTGAAGAAGTATCGATATTACCCGAAGCTGGAGATTTAACCATCCACGATGGCAGGTTATGGCACAGGGTAGCAGAATCGGCCATACGTGGTGAAGAAAGCAGAAGACGCGTAATTTACATACCCATCATCGCAGGTAAATATGCCCCAAAAAATGAGAATAGTCCAACAGTATTTTACCAGCGCTTCGCCGGAATTGTAAAATAA
- a CDS encoding SDR family oxidoreductase: protein MLETKMMYAMITGASKGIGKSMAIALARRKINLLLIARSADELSVLQSAIKNQYGVEVHSLAIDLSHIEAPKAVLNWITANNYAVNILINNAGYGLWGKFAELDLSTQLEMCQLNMTTVTSLCHLLLPILSAEKKSYILNVCSTAAYQAVPTLAIYSATKAFILSFTRALRFELKDGPVSVSCLSPGPVDTGFAHRAGLDAFNKMAEKFNMKPDDVAEIAIKGMFAGKSEIIPGFTNIISVYANRILPKGFIEKMAAGIYKT, encoded by the coding sequence ATGTTGGAAACAAAGATGATGTACGCAATGATCACCGGAGCCAGCAAAGGTATTGGCAAATCGATGGCCATTGCGCTGGCCAGAAGAAAAATCAACTTGTTGCTTATTGCCCGTTCGGCTGATGAATTAAGTGTTTTACAATCAGCGATTAAAAATCAATATGGGGTTGAAGTGCACAGCCTGGCGATCGATCTTAGCCATATTGAAGCGCCAAAAGCTGTATTAAACTGGATAACAGCAAACAATTATGCCGTTAATATCCTGATTAACAATGCAGGTTATGGATTGTGGGGCAAATTTGCAGAGCTGGATTTAAGTACCCAGTTAGAAATGTGCCAGTTAAATATGACTACAGTAACCTCATTATGCCATTTATTACTTCCAATCCTTTCAGCAGAAAAAAAATCATATATACTCAACGTTTGCAGTACTGCTGCCTATCAGGCGGTACCAACTTTAGCCATTTATTCGGCAACTAAAGCCTTTATTTTATCTTTTACCAGGGCATTAAGATTCGAACTGAAAGATGGTCCGGTTTCAGTGAGCTGCCTGAGTCCTGGCCCTGTTGATACGGGTTTTGCACACCGCGCCGGACTGGATGCTTTTAATAAAATGGCAGAGAAGTTTAATATGAAGCCTGATGATGTGGCAGAAATTGCCATAAAAGGAATGTTCGCAGGGAAATCTGAAATTATTCCAGGTTTTACCAATATCATCAGTGTATATGCCAATAGAATCTTGCCTAAGGGATTCATCGAAAAAATGGCCGCAGGGATTTATAAAACTTAG
- a CDS encoding TonB-dependent receptor, with protein sequence MRYPYLKFFATALIIFLFTTTLFAQTGQGTISGKVVDSLGNSISFANIQVRKQNLKTTSDKIGAFKLIDVPAGNQQIRISITGYDQLEQVVSVTANDITQVIFVLKEQRSELNDVIVSASRRPESLSQTPSSVTVLTAKELNTQSAISPNLANILSYSVPGLGFSTNQTGNSGQTLRGRNVLVLIDGIPQSTPLRAGGRDIRSIDPSVIERVEVIKGATAIYGNGAEGGLINYITKKADKGKSFGGYSQAGITGNIKGDSTIGYRFSQQLYGKTGKFDYLVSGMFEKTGVFRDAEGLVISPEYGLGETRSYNGFVKLGYNFTPKQRLQVMYNYFSSRQHSKYITKDGVYGQSPAIGIYGTRLGEDEGTRFNHNANLQYTNQQIFGKTDLTANVYYQDFYTIYSNSASFFGSGQSAITSTKKGARVNLNTPFNVTDQVPMQLNYGLDLMNDKTAQSLTDGRLWVPNMNMVNFAPYLQASATLINDLTIKGGLRVENINIDVDDFNTLATGANGAGSIAVQGGKLNYNALVFNAGARYSKFKFFNPFISYAQSFSVFELGRVLRAAKSNTLSQLETKPIIVNNYEAGFSSSVGKLNFSAAYYYSTSKLGANLLEVNGTYISQRIPERVYGFEIQADYQLLKELSIGGNYAQVEGKGDVDNDGNFDGEKDVYLNTTRIPPSKTTVYLKYSGIKNLSLDVNWMRVGNRDRFKTNAAGKYLIGEGPVKAFNLFNVAAVYQVTQPLKLSLGIENLLNKVYYPAISQFYGSNVNYVRGNGRRFNLSLGYAF encoded by the coding sequence ATGAGATACCCATACCTAAAATTTTTTGCCACTGCTCTTATTATATTCCTATTCACAACCACCCTCTTTGCACAAACAGGGCAGGGAACAATTAGTGGAAAAGTTGTCGATTCGTTAGGGAATAGTATATCTTTTGCCAATATACAGGTTAGAAAACAGAATCTTAAAACCACTTCTGATAAAATCGGTGCATTTAAGTTAATAGATGTTCCGGCAGGAAACCAGCAGATCAGGATATCGATTACCGGCTACGATCAACTCGAACAAGTGGTATCGGTTACTGCAAACGACATCACTCAGGTAATATTTGTTTTAAAAGAGCAACGTTCAGAACTGAATGATGTGATTGTTTCGGCAAGCAGAAGGCCAGAATCACTATCGCAAACACCATCTTCGGTAACAGTGCTTACGGCAAAGGAATTGAATACACAATCTGCAATCAGTCCAAATTTGGCCAATATCCTTTCGTACAGTGTACCAGGATTGGGTTTTTCTACCAATCAAACGGGTAACTCCGGTCAGACTTTGCGTGGTAGAAATGTTTTGGTGTTAATTGATGGTATTCCACAATCTACGCCGTTAAGAGCAGGAGGAAGGGATATCCGTAGTATAGATCCTTCAGTGATTGAGCGTGTGGAAGTAATTAAAGGTGCCACCGCTATTTATGGTAATGGTGCAGAAGGTGGTTTGATCAATTATATTACTAAAAAGGCTGATAAAGGAAAATCATTCGGAGGTTATTCACAGGCTGGAATTACCGGAAACATAAAGGGCGATAGCACCATTGGCTACCGTTTTTCGCAACAGCTTTATGGTAAAACAGGTAAATTTGATTACCTAGTAAGCGGGATGTTCGAAAAAACAGGTGTTTTCCGCGATGCTGAGGGCTTGGTTATCTCGCCAGAATATGGTTTGGGCGAAACCAGATCTTATAACGGATTTGTAAAATTGGGTTATAACTTTACGCCTAAACAGCGTTTGCAGGTGATGTATAATTACTTCAGCTCCAGACAACACTCGAAATATATAACTAAAGATGGTGTTTACGGTCAATCGCCTGCTATCGGTATTTATGGCACAAGATTGGGCGAAGATGAGGGAACCAGGTTTAACCACAATGCGAATTTACAATATACCAATCAACAGATTTTCGGGAAAACCGATTTAACAGCCAATGTATATTACCAGGATTTTTATACGATTTATTCCAACTCCGCTTCATTTTTCGGAAGCGGCCAATCGGCCATTACCTCTACCAAAAAAGGAGCAAGGGTAAACCTGAACACACCTTTTAACGTTACAGACCAGGTACCCATGCAATTGAACTATGGTTTGGATTTAATGAACGATAAAACTGCTCAAAGTTTAACTGATGGTCGTTTATGGGTGCCTAATATGAATATGGTCAACTTTGCACCTTATTTACAGGCTTCTGCAACTTTAATCAATGATTTAACCATAAAAGGAGGCTTAAGAGTTGAAAATATTAACATTGATGTAGACGATTTTAATACCCTGGCTACCGGCGCAAACGGTGCCGGAAGTATAGCGGTACAGGGGGGCAAATTAAATTATAACGCTTTGGTATTTAATGCCGGAGCACGTTACTCAAAATTCAAATTTTTTAATCCTTTTATCAGTTATGCGCAGTCTTTCTCGGTATTTGAGCTGGGTAGGGTATTAAGGGCAGCGAAAAGTAATACTTTATCGCAGCTAGAAACTAAACCAATCATTGTAAATAATTATGAAGCGGGTTTTAGTAGTAGCGTAGGTAAACTGAATTTTAGTGCTGCTTATTATTACAGCACTTCTAAACTGGGTGCCAATCTTTTAGAGGTGAATGGCACCTATATTTCTCAACGTATCCCCGAGCGTGTATATGGATTTGAAATCCAGGCTGATTATCAGTTACTAAAGGAATTGAGTATTGGTGGTAATTATGCACAGGTAGAAGGGAAAGGCGATGTAGATAATGATGGTAATTTTGACGGAGAAAAAGACGTATATTTAAATACAACGCGTATCCCACCTTCAAAAACTACTGTTTATCTTAAGTATTCAGGCATTAAAAACTTAAGTTTGGATGTAAACTGGATGCGTGTCGGAAATCGCGACCGTTTTAAAACCAATGCTGCCGGTAAATACTTAATCGGCGAAGGTCCGGTTAAAGCCTTCAACTTATTTAATGTTGCTGCAGTATATCAGGTTACACAACCATTAAAACTATCGTTAGGAATAGAAAATTTATTGAATAAAGTTTATTACCCTGCTATTTCTCAGTTTTATGGCAGCAATGTAAATTATGTGAGAGGGAATGGACGCAGATTTAATCTATCGTTAGGCTACGCTTTTTAA
- a CDS encoding PepSY domain-containing protein — MKNRKFKNTIRNIHLWLGLATGLVVFVISVTGALYIFEEEIRDCTQKDFRYVGLQEKPFIGLDKVISGFEKLSPKDELRLIRIEDALPNATVELTSKKGKVYYFNPYDATLVKKGGEDWLQVVEHLHTSLLLGKTGKFIIEWSVVIFVLMLITGLILWFPGQMRLLKQSLTIKRKASFKRLNYDLHNVLGFYASVVLLITALSGLYFAFKEVKNAASFFTGSKLGQGKAIVSAKPTHIDSVPVRYNKIYTEAKIKYPGAISTSFSLRGKGELRLRMVYPYRWARKQNTFFYEEATGTMTRAKLYKDFNGADLIEATNYDLHTGRLLGLPNKILSLLAALVAASLPVTGFIIWWKKRKKHKKKS; from the coding sequence ATGAAGAATAGGAAATTTAAAAATACCATCAGGAACATTCATCTCTGGCTCGGCCTGGCAACTGGCCTGGTGGTATTTGTGATTAGTGTAACCGGTGCACTGTATATTTTTGAAGAAGAAATCAGGGATTGTACACAAAAAGATTTCCGTTATGTAGGGCTTCAGGAGAAACCTTTTATAGGTTTAGATAAAGTTATTTCAGGATTCGAAAAACTTTCGCCGAAAGATGAATTAAGGCTGATCAGAATTGAGGATGCCTTGCCAAATGCAACGGTAGAACTTACCAGTAAAAAGGGTAAGGTTTATTATTTTAACCCTTACGATGCTACTTTAGTTAAAAAAGGTGGCGAAGATTGGCTCCAGGTTGTAGAACATCTCCATACCTCGCTATTGCTAGGTAAAACCGGGAAGTTCATTATAGAATGGTCGGTAGTTATTTTTGTACTGATGCTGATAACCGGACTGATACTCTGGTTTCCGGGCCAAATGCGCTTGTTAAAACAATCGTTAACCATTAAACGAAAAGCATCATTTAAACGACTGAATTATGATTTGCATAATGTACTGGGTTTTTATGCGTCGGTTGTGTTATTGATTACCGCTTTGAGTGGTTTGTACTTTGCATTTAAAGAGGTCAAAAATGCAGCAAGCTTTTTTACGGGAAGTAAATTAGGGCAGGGCAAAGCTATCGTTTCGGCCAAACCAACGCATATTGATTCGGTACCTGTACGTTACAATAAAATTTATACTGAGGCTAAAATTAAATATCCTGGTGCTATTTCCACTAGTTTTTCGTTGCGTGGTAAAGGCGAACTGCGATTAAGAATGGTTTATCCTTACCGTTGGGCGCGTAAACAGAATACCTTTTTTTATGAGGAAGCTACAGGCACAATGACTAGAGCTAAGCTGTATAAAGATTTTAACGGTGCCGATTTAATAGAAGCCACCAATTATGATCTGCACACGGGCAGGCTTTTGGGCCTTCCGAATAAAATTCTTTCTCTTCTGGCAGCTTTGGTAGCAGCAAGTTTACCGGTTACAGGTTTTATCATCTGGTGGAAGAAAAGGAAGAAGCACAAAAAGAAATCATAA
- a CDS encoding transposase: MSRKYKFYNKEGLYFVSFATVYWIDIFVRPVYCNIIVDSLIYCKKNLGLELYCWCIMPSHIHLIFSAKNHNPDILLGRIKEYTSKEIVKAIKENSKESRKEWLLWMFERAGLKSSNVKEYQFWQHNNKPIELWSTAVIEQKADYLHDNPVVAGFVNEAWHWKYSSAIDYSGGKGLIELEEL, from the coding sequence ATGAGCCGTAAATATAAATTTTATAATAAAGAAGGCTTATACTTTGTAAGTTTTGCAACAGTATATTGGATAGATATATTTGTTCGTCCGGTATATTGCAATATTATCGTTGATAGCTTAATTTACTGTAAGAAAAATCTCGGCTTAGAACTTTATTGCTGGTGTATTATGCCAAGTCATATACATTTAATTTTTAGTGCAAAAAATCATAATCCAGATATCTTATTAGGCAGAATTAAAGAATATACTTCCAAAGAAATTGTAAAAGCAATTAAAGAGAACAGCAAGGAAAGTAGAAAAGAATGGCTGCTATGGATGTTTGAGCGGGCAGGCTTAAAAAGCAGTAACGTTAAAGAATATCAATTTTGGCAGCACAACAATAAGCCAATAGAGTTGTGGAGTACGGCTGTTATTGAGCAAAAGGCAGATTACCTGCACGATAATCCTGTAGTGGCAGGTTTTGTTAACGAAGCCTGGCATTGGAAATATAGCAGTGCAATAGATTATAGTGGAGGTAAGGGGTTGATAGAATTGGAAGAGTTGTGA
- a CDS encoding SelT/SelW/SelH family protein has protein sequence MEKPLVNITYCPKCGWMLRSAYMAQEILTTFVDEVKGVTLIPSETSGVFTVHVDGKLIFDRKQMQGFPEIKQLKQLIRDEVNPTKHLGHSDVK, from the coding sequence ATGGAAAAACCACTTGTTAATATCACATATTGCCCTAAATGTGGCTGGATGTTACGTTCGGCTTACATGGCACAAGAAATTTTAACCACTTTTGTAGATGAGGTGAAGGGGGTAACTTTAATTCCGAGTGAAACATCTGGTGTTTTTACGGTTCATGTTGACGGAAAACTAATTTTTGATAGAAAGCAGATGCAAGGTTTTCCTGAAATTAAACAATTAAAACAGCTTATTCGTGATGAAGTCAATCCCACAAAACACCTCGGGCATTCTGATGTTAAGTGA